The following are from one region of the Hemibagrus wyckioides isolate EC202008001 linkage group LG24, SWU_Hwy_1.0, whole genome shotgun sequence genome:
- the grna.1 gene encoding granulin 1 isoform X3 produces the protein MIAVLVMLMVGLVFASTVCPDGTECQDKNTCCPTKTGYACCQYPSAVCCPDKAHCCPQGYQCNVETQLCENKGFPWYKILHSPQISAQGGKKRAPAPLVNSDNPSVSVVYCDNIYTCPDGTTCCRSPYGKWTCCPYTMGQCCYDGIHCCPFGYYCDSTSTRCLRGALSIPVSPQIAAMPSNTIQEEVKQAPAPLVNSDNPSVSVIHCDNIYTCPDGTTCCRSPYGQWTCCQYTTGQCCYDGIHCCPFGYHCDSTSTQCFRGALSIPASPPIAAMPRNTIQDACCQNETGCCPVGSRCDEESKTCMSDTVL, from the exons ATGATTGCGGTGTTAGTGATGCTTATGGTAGGGCTGGTTTTTGCCAGTACTGTCTGTCCAGATGGGACAGAATGTCAAGACAAAAATACCTGCTGCCCAACTAAAACAGGATATGCATGCTGCCAATATCCATCT gCTGTATGCTGTCCAGACAAGGCCCACTGCTGTCCACAAGGTTACCAGTGTAATGTAGAGACTCAGCTGTGTGAGAACAAGGGTTTTCCTTGGTATAAAATCCTTCATTCCCCTCAGATATCTGCACAGGGGGGGAAGAAAAGAGCTCCTGCTCCTCTGGTGAACTCTGACAATCCTTCTGTCTCTGTGGTTTACTGTGACAACATCTATACCTGCCCTGATGGTACAACATGCTGCAGGTCTCCTTATGGGAAATGGACATGCTGCCCATATACTATG GGTCAGTGCTGTTATGATGGCATCCACTGCTGCCCCTTTGGTTATTACTGTGACAGCACGTCCACCCGGTGTTTAAGGGGAGCACTTAGTATTCCTGTGTCCCCACAGATTGCTGCCATGCCGAGCAACACCATTCAG GAGGAAGTGAAACAAGCTCCTGCTCCTCTGGTGAACTCTGATAATCCTTCTGTCTCTGTGATTCACTGTGACAACATCTATACATGCCCTGATGGTACAACATGCTGCAGGTCCCCTTATGGGCAGTGGACATGCTGCCAATACACTACG ggTCAGTGCTGTTATGATGGCATCCACTGCTGTCCCTTCGGTTATCACTGTGACAGCACGTCCACCCAGTGTTTCAGGGGAGCACTGAGTATTCCTGCATCCCCACCGATTGCTGCCATGCCGAGGAACACCATTCAG GATGCATGCTGTCAGAACGAGACAGGCTGCTGTCCCGTCGGCTCTCGGTGTGATGAGGAGAGCAAAACCTGCATGAGTGACACTGTTCTTTAA
- the rbm48 gene encoding RNA-binding protein 48, protein MAASEGSSVWDTPRVYKHHEQQKVCHTRPKYREGRRPKAVKVYTINLESRFLLVQGVPAIGVMTELVQLFALYGVIEEYRVLDEYPAEQFTEVYLIKFQKLTSARAAKRNTDEKSFYGGILHVCYAPEYETVEDIRKKLQDRRSYINRACNKSETEFKKEPTWSKKPADSSAPAPAPAPANAWGDGNSTQNETSNPSTSSGFPLLPLPPQEKAFQQCLSSRGYKSHSLQTSAPTEDKMGSLHHFIPASPELSKQTSDFPNSASAEKGERVRTQKSKNPPSTAPEFVPRTTRFENRKRKMEDSVDLLGMSDKNTPLFGPKLPEQQRTDMKDASLNTTANLIRQTMAKVSAVPTETKTTSTITAKPRRRI, encoded by the exons ATGGCGGCGTCCGAGGGCAGCTCTGTTTGGGATACACCTCGAGTATACAAACATCATGAGCAGCAGAAAGTCTGTCACACAAGACCAAAGTACAGGGAGGGAAGAAGACCAAAAGCCGTCAAG GTGTACACTATTAACTTGGAGTCTCGGTTTCTCCTGGTGCAAGGAGTACCTGCTATCGGAGTGATGACAGAACTAGTGCAACTTTTTGCACTTTATGGAGTGATAGAGGAATATCGAGTTCTTGATGAGTATCCAGCTGAACAATTCACTGAAGTATATCTCATAAAGTTCCAGAAACTTACGAGTGCGAG GGCTGCTAAGCGGAACACTGATGAAAAAAGTTTTTATGGTGGGATACTTCATGTCTGTTATGCTCCTGAATATGAGACTGTAGAGGACATAAGAAAGAAGCTGCAGGACAGGAGGAGCTACATAAACAGAGCATGTAATAAatcag AAACAGAATTTAAAAAGGAACCCACATGGTCCAAAAAACCTGCAGACTCATCGGCACCGGCACCAGCACCAGCACCGGCTAATGCATGGGGAGATGGAAACAGCACTCAAAATGAGacttcaaatcccagcacttcTTCAGGGTTTCCACTGCTGCCCTTACCACCACAGGAGAAAGcctttcagcagtgtttatcttcaaGGGGATATAAATCACACAGTCTACAAACAAGTGCACCTACAGAGGATAAGATGGGATCGCTACATCATTTCATCCCAGCTTCCCCAGAACTTTCTAAACAGACCTCCGATTTTCCAAACTCGGCATCTGCTGAAAAGGGCGAAAGAGTCAGGACTCAAAAATCCAAAAATCCTCCATCTACTGCACCAGAGTTTGTACCGAGGACAACACGTTTTGAAAACAGAAAGAGGAAAATGGAGGATAGTGTGGACTTGTTGGGAATGTCAGACAAAAATACTCCTTTGTTTGGACCAAAACTACCAGAACAACAGAGAACAGACATGAAAGATGCTTCATTAAACACAACGGCCAACTTAATCAGGCAAACAATGGCAAAG gtCTCTGCAGTTCCCACAGAGACAAAAACCACCAGTACCATCACTGCAAAGCCTCGAAGACGAATTTAA
- the grna.1 gene encoding granulin 1 isoform X2: MYTSGSDNDAKKSTMIAVLVMLMVGLVFASTVCPDGTECQDKNTCCPTKTGYACCQYPSAVCCPDKAHCCPQGYQCNVETQLCENKGFPWYKILHSPQISAQGGKKRAPAPLVNSDNPSVSVVYCDNIYTCPDGTTCCRSPYGKWTCCPYTMGQCCYDGIHCCPFGYYCDSTSTRCLRGALSIPVSPQIAAMPSNTIQEEVKQAPAPLVNSDNPSVSVIHCDNIYTCPDGTTCCRSPYGQWTCCQYTTGQCCYDGIHCCPFGYHCDSTSTQCFRGALSIPASPPIAAMPRNTIQDACCQNETGCCPVGSRCDEESKTCMSDTVL; the protein is encoded by the exons ATGTACACTTCAGGGTCTGATAATGACGCCAAGAAATCCACG ATGATTGCGGTGTTAGTGATGCTTATGGTAGGGCTGGTTTTTGCCAGTACTGTCTGTCCAGATGGGACAGAATGTCAAGACAAAAATACCTGCTGCCCAACTAAAACAGGATATGCATGCTGCCAATATCCATCT gCTGTATGCTGTCCAGACAAGGCCCACTGCTGTCCACAAGGTTACCAGTGTAATGTAGAGACTCAGCTGTGTGAGAACAAGGGTTTTCCTTGGTATAAAATCCTTCATTCCCCTCAGATATCTGCACAGGGGGGGAAGAAAAGAGCTCCTGCTCCTCTGGTGAACTCTGACAATCCTTCTGTCTCTGTGGTTTACTGTGACAACATCTATACCTGCCCTGATGGTACAACATGCTGCAGGTCTCCTTATGGGAAATGGACATGCTGCCCATATACTATG GGTCAGTGCTGTTATGATGGCATCCACTGCTGCCCCTTTGGTTATTACTGTGACAGCACGTCCACCCGGTGTTTAAGGGGAGCACTTAGTATTCCTGTGTCCCCACAGATTGCTGCCATGCCGAGCAACACCATTCAG GAGGAAGTGAAACAAGCTCCTGCTCCTCTGGTGAACTCTGATAATCCTTCTGTCTCTGTGATTCACTGTGACAACATCTATACATGCCCTGATGGTACAACATGCTGCAGGTCCCCTTATGGGCAGTGGACATGCTGCCAATACACTACG ggTCAGTGCTGTTATGATGGCATCCACTGCTGTCCCTTCGGTTATCACTGTGACAGCACGTCCACCCAGTGTTTCAGGGGAGCACTGAGTATTCCTGCATCCCCACCGATTGCTGCCATGCCGAGGAACACCATTCAG GATGCATGCTGTCAGAACGAGACAGGCTGCTGTCCCGTCGGCTCTCGGTGTGATGAGGAGAGCAAAACCTGCATGAGTGACACTGTTCTTTAA
- the pex1 gene encoding peroxisome biogenesis factor 1, whose translation MLGSYGIQPVTLVFNNSKNCFLHLSPNLVSQLCLREGQVLELSWADGDKPLFLSWIRGGNTSSSSSSGQEDRVELSRQLGEKLGLCEGTQGFLRPCVQVQSVQQVFVEPVSSDDWEILELHCLALEQQLLDQIRVVFRDAVFPVWVDQYTVIYIRIVSFSPSVSFGRLEQFTELVVSPKLRPGGTQLPHVPRNTEPKNQLLQRQQNTELTSSSITSSPGTDSLPQSVTNQPHSCQSHQGGMADLRSLLKYLFMGKYEPAKEIPEVPIIPAVFQDCVLRVCGSLPAAISHLSSSHGGVHVFPWHQSDCWSIGQPVLTYGRLSKIHSPKEVREQAKQAMEKKKSRGSQTDTDMQEQAEESVVVRMICHDVDNLQLDRRSCKLGEIYSGKIWIPSSLRDRLSIVTRSAVKVHPLRCTPKVALAVSLQPVHPLAECENEEDVQSAFLSWLHALSHQPLACLTARTDLIVLQCTEGKSEFILTVLKPEAEPKQVDEIFLLSTGALYKADIQIVKETDVSNRATAYTADMSPCAGFPSLSTLGGVQDISICAFGHVSHSLMGNPLSRELVSTGCGLRSGALIITGAKGSGKTSLAKALCMKAMEELDAHIEVLDSKKLKGKRADTVRQRLEEVFEQAVWRQPSVILLDDLDQMTGAATTPEQEQGAEAVLHHQIAQSLKDLVDEVVGRSSLVTLLVTAQNEHTLHPVLTEVQGSHFFQSFCKIETPSQMQRVDIVRSLMSCKNVISDDSGILNLDDIAMKTEGYLPRDLDLLLDRAIHASAVHNRGNGNTQGVCLSGADLHHALQDFTPPSLWGAQLQVPSVAGMEQVGGLHQARQLLMDTILLPAKYPLLFSSLPIRHRSGVLLYGAPGTGKTLLAGAVAKESGMNFISIKGPELLSKYIGASEQAVRDVFQRAQAAKPCILFFDEFDSLAPRRGHDSTGVTDRVVNQLLTQLDGVEGLQGVYVLAATSRPDLIDPALLRPGRLDKTLYCPPPDREARLEILKALTHTVPLAADVDLEQIAVATELYTGADLKGLLYNAQLEAIHSSLGPSVLADLGSGSDSEVSVSSLIFLNHSSGSDDSAGETEAGMETSAVALEHSEIPTEDLNHNIWRLYFGSSFELELGHHSPSELNSQCMSVPNSTTHELTGASVRDVTFLRGPVLMSSVQQGFQELNPEQSERLRSDLNTIKSSYHRNPEDIVLGQTGPIKPVVLICQSHLMSALANTRASISRQDWRRYSDLYESFGALREGKSQNTLLFTPGQRVTLA comes from the exons ATGTTAGGCAGCTATGGGATTCAACCAGTTACGCTGGTGTTTAACAACTCTAAAAACTGCTTTCTCCACCTGTCACCTAACTTAGTCTCTCAACTCTGTCTCCGAGAG GGTCAGGTGTTGGAGTTGTCCTGGGCTGATGGTGATAAACCTCTGTTCTTAAGCTGGATCAGAGGTGgaaacacatcatcatcatcatcatcagggcAGGAGGACAGGGTTGAGCTCAGCAGACAGTTGGGAGAGAAGCTCGGGTTATGTGAAGGAACACAG GGCTTCCTGAGGCCATGTGTTCAGGTGCAGTCAGTACAGCAGGTGTTTGTTGAGCCTGTCTCTTCAGATGACTGGGAAATCCTG GAGCTTCACTGCCTGGCTCTTGAGCAGCAACTTTTAGACCAAATCCGAGTGGTCTTCAGGGATGCAGTATTCCCTGTGTGGGTGGACCAATACACTGTCATCTACATCAGGATAG tctccttctctccttctgtctcatTTGGCCGATTGGAGCAGTTTACCGAGTTGGTAGTCTCCCCCAAACTTCGGCCTGGAGGCACGCAACTTCCTCATGTTCCCCGAAATACAGAACCAAAGAACCAACTTCTGCAAAGGCAGCAGAACACTGAACTCACATCCTCATCCATTACCTCCTCCCCTGGCACAGACTCTCTCCCTCAGTCTGTTACAAATCAGCCACATTCCTGTCAGAGTCATCAGGGTGGAATGGCTGATCTGAGGAGTCTGTTGAAGTACTTGTTTATGGGAAAATATGAGCCGGCCAAGGAGATTCCTGAAGTTCCTATAATTCCTGCTGTCTTCCAAGATTGTGTTCTTCGGGTGTGTGGATCCCTACCAGCGGCGATCAGTCATCTCAGTTCAAGTCATGGAGGTGTTCATGTATTCCCCTGGCACCAGTCAGACTGTTGGAGTATTGGACAGCCTGTATTAACCTATGGTAGACTTTCAAAGATTCACTCTCCTAAAGAAGTGAGGGAGCAGGCCAAACAAGcgatggagaagaaaaagagtagAGGCTCTCAGACAGATACCGATATGCAGGAACAAGCAGAGGAGTCTGTGGTGGTCAGGATGATTTGCCACGATGTAGACAATCTGCAGCTGGACCGAAGATCCTGTAAACTGGGGGAAATTTATAGTGGGAAGATTTGG ATCCCAAGCAGTTTACGAGACAGGTTGAGCATCGTCACGCGCTCTGCTGTGAAAGTCCATCCTTTGAGATGTACCCCTAAAGTAGCACTAGCTGTTTCACTCCAGCCTGTACATCcactg GCTGAGTGTGAGAATGAGGAAGATGTTCAGTCTGCTTTCCTTAGCTGGCTTCATGCCCTGAGCCATCAGCCTTTAGCATGTCTTACAGCACGGACTGACCTCATCGTCCTGCAGTGCACTGAAG GAAAGTCCGAGTTCATTTTGACTGTACTGAAACCTGAAGCTGAGCCAAAGCAAGTGGATGAGATTTTTCTCTTATCCACTGGAGCCCTATACAAAGCAGACATACAG attgtCAAGGAGACTGATGTGTCGAACCGTGCTACAGCATACACTGCAGACATGTCACCTTGTGCTGGCTTTCCTTCCCTCAGCACTCTTGG TGGTGTGCAGGACATCAGTATATGTGCTTTTGGGCACGTCTCTCACAGTCTGATGGGAAATCCACTCTCGCGTGAGCTGGTATCCACTGGCTGTGGCCTCCGGAGTGGAGCTCTGATTATCACGGGAGCCAAG GGCAGTGGTAAGACTTCTCTAGCCAAGGCTCTCTGCATGAAAGCTATGGAAGAGCTGGATGCCCATATTGAGGTGCTGGACTCCAAGAAGCTTAAAG GTAAACGAGCAGACACTGTGAGACAGAGACTGGAAGAGGTTTTTGAGCAAGCAGTGTGGAGACAGCCGTCAGTGATCCTGTTAGATGACCTAGATCAGATGACTGGCGCAGCCACCACACCTGAGCAGGAGCAGGGCGCAGAGGCAGTGCTGCATCACCAAATCGCACAGA gtcTGAAGGATTTGGTGGATGAAGTGGTGGGACGCTCCAGTTTGGTGACTCTGCTGGTCACAGCGCAGAATGAACACACTCTTCACCCAGTGCTGACTGAAGTACAGGGATCACACTTCTTTCAGAGCTTTTGTAAGATCGAGACACCCAGCCAG ATGCAGAGAGTGGACATCGTGAGGTCACTGATGTCCTGTAAAAACGTCATATCTGACGACTCAGGAATTCTTAATCTGGATGACATTGCCATGAAAACTGAGGGCTATCTTCCACGTGATCTGGACCTTCTACTGGACAGAGCCATCCATGCAAGTGCTGTACACAATAGAGGAAACGGCAACACCCAAG GGGTGTGTTTGAGCGGTGCGGACTTGCATCACGCTCTGCAGGATTTCACACCTCCGTCTCTGTGGGGGGCGCAGCTGCAGGTGCCCAGCGTTGCAGGGATGGAGCAGGTGGGAGGGCTTCATCAGGCACGCCAACTTCTTATGGACACCATCCTACTGCCTGCCAAG TACCCGCTGCTCTTCTCCAGTCTGCCAATTCGCCATCGCTCTGGTGTGCTGCTTTATGGAGCGCCTGGCACAGGGAAAACCTTACTGGCTGGAGCTGTTGCCAAGGAGAGTGGCATGAACTTCATCAGCATTAAG GGACCAGAGCTGCTCAGCAAGTACATTGGTGCTAGTGAGCAGGCTGTGAGGGACGTGTTTCAGAG AGCACAAGCAGCTAAGCCCTGTATCCTGTTTTTTGATGAGTTTGACTCCCTTGCACCACGCAGAGGACACGACAGCACAGGGGTCACTGACCGAGTGGTCAACCAACTGCTCACACAGCTGGATGGAGTAGAGGGGCTGCAGG GAGTGTACGTGTTGGCAGCCACCAGTCGTCCTGACCTGATCGACCCCGCGCTGCTGAGGCCTGGCCGACTGGACAAGACCCTGTACTGCCCTCCTCCAGACCGG GAAGCCAGGCTGGAGATCCTAAAGGCGCTGACTCACACTGTGCCGCTGGCTGCAGATGTGGACTTGGAGCAGATCGCTGTAGCCACTGAGCTGTACACAGGAGCTGACCTGAAAGGCCTGTTATACAATGCTCAGCTGGAGGCCATTCACAGCAGTCTGGGACCGAGCGTGCTGGCT GATTTGGGCTCAGGATCAGACAGCGAAGTAAGCGTATCATCGCTCATCTTCCTGAACCATAGCAGTGGCTCTGATGACTCTGCAGGAGAGACTGAGGCTGGCATGGAGACTTCTGCAGTGGCACTGGAGCACAGCGAGATTCCCACTGAAGACTTAAACCACAACATATGGCGCCTTTACTTTGGCAGCTCATTTGAATTAGAGCTCGGTCACCATTCACCTTCTGAGCTG AATTCCCAGTGCATGTCTGTCCCCAATTCCACCACACACGAGCTGACCGGTGCATCGGTGAGAGACGTGACTTTCCTCCGGGGTCCAGTGCTCATGTCCTCTGTGCAGCAAGGCTTCCAGGAACTGAACCCTGAGCAATCTGAGCGCCTCAGATCCGATCTCAACACCATCAAAAGCAGCTATCACAGAAACCCA GAAGACATCGTTTTGGGACAGACAGGCCCCATTAAACCTGTAGTCCTGATATGTCAGTCTCACCTCATGTCAGCACTGGCTAACACTAGAGCCTCTATCAGTAGACAGGACTGGAGGAGGTATAGTGATCT CTATGAGTCATTTGGGGCTTTGAGAGAAGGCAAGTCTCAGAACACTTTGCTGTTTACACCAGGTCAACGAGTAACTCTGGCTTAA
- the clxn gene encoding calaxin — MSEMSALSRKLIQNLAETLSKQVKHFNKTEAECLIQLFNTLLGEQTERKAPNGLDRGKFRNILHNTFGLTDDMIMDRVFRAFDKDNDSYISVKEWIEGLAVFLRGTLNEKIKFCFDVYDLNGDGYISREEMFHMLKSSLIRQLTEEDPDEGIKDLVEIILKKMDYDHDGRLSYSDFEKAVREENLLLEAFGSCLPEAKCIQAFEQHAFQDTPSP, encoded by the exons ATGTCAGAGATGTCTGCGCTGAGCAGGAAGCTAATTCAAAACTTGGCTGAAACTCTGTCTAAACAAGTTAAACACT TTAATAAAACTGAAGCAGAGTGCCTGATCCAGCTGTTTAACACACTGCTCGgagaacagacagagaggaaagcACCTAATGGACTGGACCGGGGCAAATTCCGTAACATCCTGCACAACACCTTCGGACTGACCGACGACATGATTATGGACCGAG TTTTTCGCGCCTTTGACAAGGACAACGATAGCTACATCAGTGTTAAAGAGTGGATAGAAGGACTAGCGGTCTTCCTCCGAGGGACACtgaatgagaaaataaaat TCTGTTTTGATGTGTACGACCTGAACGGGGACGGCTACATATCTCGGGAGGAAATGTTCCACATGCTGAAAAGTAGCCTGATCAGACAGCTGACTGAGGAAGACCCTGATGAAGGAATTAAGGACCTTGTTGAAATAATACTAAAGAAAATG GATTACGACCACGACGGCAGACTTTCATATTCGGACTTCGAAAAGGCTGTGAGGGAGGAAAATCTGTTATTAGAGGCTTTTGGATCTTGTCTTCCTGAAGCAAAg tgtATACAAGCATTCGAGCAGCATGCATTCCAGGATACGCCAAGTCCCTGA
- the grna.1 gene encoding granulin 1 isoform X1, translating to MRRIFYTRLQCRLDNLFLEKARGAFIRSRAKWLEFGEKNSAYFFNLERTRSSKMKISSLYINNSLANDPSVISSHVFTFYKKLCTSSVDPNASFLFFHKIQHIIPKVSDNNRDFCEEGVSLDGLYNLVKKMPNNKSPGPDGLPWEFYKVCWNSIKDLLYEALIECARKGELADSMKQGIICLIPKPNKDSKLLDNWRPITLLNSDYKLLASFYAEKLKPCLADTISNTQSGFMKGRHISINIRLILDILDYSEIMNREALILFIDFYKAFDTVEHTFIFEALSRFGFGSSFISMIRTLYNGINSCVSLASGTSPRFLVGRGIRQGCPISPFLFLLAAELLSLQINHSNIEGINIGDNTLIISQLADDTCLFLKDESQVSVALNHLDLFSKASGLVVNPKKCEILYVNDSDKTLIEGIEAKQCVKYLGVDIFRSGSDRLCYNFQPRLNKIKNVFGCWLQRDLTIYGRVLLTKAEGISRLGYPALSLYVDDKTIKSINSLLFRFIWKNKPERVQRNCLIRTYKEGGLNAFDFQTINQTFKINWIKNCIAKNDLPWFWIPNLIFKQCGDLKFLLACNFKCSKLPIKLSNFHKQALDSWKIAFKHNFSPHSCIIWNNEHILSGNKSLFLEQWMAQNIIFVSDLFNAQGDLLSFSEFVSLRGATVSMRDFNKVIKSISVGIKKSYESAFKLQPVK from the coding sequence ATGAGAAGGATTTTTTATACACGTTTGCAATGCAGGTTGGATAATCTCTTTTTAGAAAAAGCGAGGGGTGCTTTTATTAGATCACGAGCAAAATGGCTAgagtttggggaaaaaaactctGCTTACTTTTTCAATCTAGAGAGGACACGCAGTAGTAAGATGAAAATTTCttctttatatattaataactcATTGGCTAATGACCCCTCTGTGATCTCTTCTCAtgtctttacattttataaaaagttATGTACTTCGTCAGTTGACCCCAATGcgtcatttttgttttttcataagATTCAACACATAATTCCTAAAGTTTCTGATAATAACAGAGACTTTTGTGAGGAAGGCGTTAGTTTGGATGGTCTTTATAATCTGGTTAAAAAGATGCCTAATAATAAATCCCCTGGGCCAGATGGATTACCCTGGGAATTTTATAAAGTCTGTTGGAACTCTATTAAGGATCTTCTATATGAAGCTCTTATTGAGTGTGCTAGGAAAGGGGAACTGGCAGATTCGATGAAACAAGGTATCATCTGTCTCATACCCAAACCTAATAAGGATTCAAAACTTTTAGATAACTGGCGCCCCATCACCCTGTTAAATTCTGATTATAAATTGTTGGCTTCTTTTTATGCTGAGAAGCTTAAACCTTGTTTGGCAGACACAATTTCTAACACTCAATCCGGTTTTATGAAAGGCAGAcatatttctattaatattaGATTAATCTTAGATATTCTAGATTATTCTGAAATTATGAATAGGGAAGCATTAattttgtttatagatttttaCAAAGCATTTGATACAGTTgaacatacatttatttttgaagCCCTTTCAAGGTTTGGTTTTGGTAGCTCTTTTATCAGTATGATTCGCACCTTATATAATGGTATTAACAGCTGTGTCTCCTTGGCTTCTGGCACTTCTCCGCGTTTTCTTGTGGGTCGTGGTATTCGCCAGGGTTGCCCcatctctccttttcttttcttattggCAGCCGAACTATTAAGTTTACAGATAAATCACTCAAATATTGAAGGTATTAATATCGGAGACAATACTTTAATTATTAGCCAGTTAGCTGACGACACTTGTCTTTTTCTTAAAGATGAGTCACAAGTTTCTGTTGCCCTAAATCATCTTGATCTTTTCTCCAAAGCTTCCGGATTAGTGGTAAACCCCAAGAAATGCGAGATTCTATATGTAAACGATTCAGATAAAACCTTAATTGAGGGTATTGAGGCAAAACAATGTGTAAAATACCTGGGCGTTGATATTTTTAGATCAGGTTCAGACCGGCTTTGTTATAATTTTCAGCCAAGattgaataaaatcaaaaatgTTTTTGGCTGCTGGCTGCAGAGAGATTTGACTATTTATGGGAGAGTCCTACTAACTAAGGCTGAGGGTATTTCACGTCTAGGTTACCCTGCTCTTTCTCTTTATGTTGATGATAAAACAATTAAATCTATTAACTCCCTGTTATTCCGCTTTATTTGGAAAAACAAACCAGAACGAGTTCAAAGAAATTGTCTGATTAGAACGTATAAGGAGGGTGGTCTTAATGCATTCGATTTTCAAACCATCAATCAAACATTCAAAATTAACTGGATTAAGAATTGCATCGCTAAGAATGATCTTCCCTGGTTCTGGATTCCCAATCTCATTTTTAAACAGTGTGGTGACCTTAAATTCTTATTGGCCTGTAATTTTAAGTGCAGTAAATTACCCATCAAGCTATCAAATTTTCACAAACAAGCTTTGGATTCTTGGAAGATTGCTTTTAAGCATAATTTTTCCCCACACTCCTGCATCATTTGGAATAATGAACATATACTATCTGGTAACAAATCTCTTTTTCTTGAGCAGTGGATGgctcaaaatattatttttgtttctgatCTGTTCAATGCTCAAGGGGAccttctttcattttctgaGTTTGTGTCTTTGAGAGGGGCCACGGTTTCAATGAGAGATTTCAATAAGGTAATCAAAAGTATCTCTGTTGGTATAAAAAAATCTTATGAAAGCGCATTTAAGTTACAGCCAGTTAAATAA